ATCGTGACCGAGGCGACCACGCCAAAAATGCTGGAAAAGCTGCTGCGCGCCGGCACTATCGCCATGGGCTGCACGGCGCTGATGACGACGGCGCCGATGTCGGGCGATTTCGTGCGCCGTTTCGGCGTGCCGCACACCACCAGCCAGGCCTGGAGCCTGGGCGATGCGGTGCTGGCCGCGCGGGCGGCGAAGGCCGATCCGGTCGAGGCGATCCTGAAACAGTCGGGCGGCGCGCGCCTGATGCGCGGCAAGGTCACCGATATCAGCCGCCGCGTGATGGCGGGCTTTACCCGCGGCCAGCTCACCGTGGCCGGGCTCGACGAGGATGCGGGGCGCAGCCTCGTCGTGGAAATCCAGAACGAATATCTGATCGCGCGCGAAGGCGAGAAGATCTTCACCATGGTGCCGGACCTGATCTGCATCGTGGATTCCGAAACCGGGCGTGCGATCGGCACCGAGGAACTGCGTTACGGTCTGCGCATCGACGTGCTGTCGATGCCGGCGCCGGTGCTGCTGCGCAGCGATATCGCACTGGAGTCCGTCGGCCCGCGCGCCTTCGGCTACGACTTCGACTTCGTGCCGATGGGGGTGTCCGCCGATGCCCCGGCGGTGCCGCATTACCAAGAAGACGCCTGATCCATACGGGCCATCGATCAATGGGAGATTGAAATGAACCGTCGTCACCTTCTGAAGACCGCAGCGCTTGCCGCGCTCGCGACCGCCGCCAGCTCGCGTTGGAATGTCAGCATGGCGCAAGGCAAGGGCAGCATCTTCACGCTTGCCTATCCGACCAGCTTCCCGGATCTCGATCCGGCTACCTCCTTCTCCAATGACGGCGCGGTGCTCGCCAATGCCTACGAGGGGCTGACGCGCTATATCCCGGCGGGGGAAGGGGGCCAGGCCAGGATCGAGCCGCTGCTCGCTACATCCTGGAATGTCAGCGAAGACGGCAAGACCTGGACCTTCCATCTGCGCGACGGCGTGAAGTTCCACGACGGCAGCGCGTTGACGTCGGAGGCGGTGAAGGGTTCGATCGAGCGCACCAAGAAGATCGGCGGTGGCGCGTCCTTCATCTGGGGATCGGTTTCCGCCATCCAGACCCCCGATCCGCTGACGGTGGTTTTCGTGCTTTCCGATACCCAGCCGCTGGACTTGATCGCTTCCGCCGGTTTCGCCGCTTGGATCTATGCGCCGGCCTCGCTGGACAAGGACAATGCGTGGTTCAACAAAGGTAACGATGCCGGCACGGGACCGTTCAAGATTTCCCGCTACGAGCCGGGCCAGCGCGCCGTGCTGGATAGGGTCGACGGTTATTGGGGCAAGGTTCCGGAAGGCGCCTTCAAGACGGTTTCCTTCGAGATCGTCGAGGACACGACGTTGGCCCAGAACATGATCGAAAGCGGCCAGGCCGACTGGACCGAGAACATCCCCTTCGAAAACTTGAAGGCGATGCAGGCCAACCCCGATCTCAGGGTGGCGGTCAATCCGTCCTTCGAAACGCTGTTCGGTCTCTACAATGTAAAACGCGCGCCGCTGGACCGGCCCAAGGTTCGCCAGGCGCTGTCGCTGGCCTTTCCGTATGACGATGTGATCGCCGCCGGCACCATGGGGCTCGGCACGCGCGCCAAGGGCGTGGTGCCCGCCGGGATCTGGGGCCACGACACCGAAGCGCCGATCCCGCACACCGATCTGAAGGCCGCCGCGGCGCTTTTGGCGGAAGAAGGCGTCGCACCGGGGCTGGAACTGGTGATGACCTATACCACCAGCCAGAGCCTGTCTGCCGTCGCCGGGGAGTTGTGGAAGGCTAATCTCGAAACGCTCGGCATCACGCTGACGCTGCAGCCGATGGCTTGGGAAGCGCAGTGGCAGCTTGGCAAGTCGAATCCGAAGGCAGCCCAGGACATTTTCGTGATGGTCTGGTGGCCGACTTTCGTCACGCCCTACGACTATCTCTTCAATCTCTTCCACAGCGAGGAGAAGCCGAACTTCAACCTCGGCTATTATTCCAACCCCGACGTTGACGCCAAGATCGACGAGGCGGCAAAGTTGTCCGGCACTGATCGTCCGCGTGCCGAAAAACTGTTCATCGAGGCACAGCGCAAGGTGATCGAGGACGCGGCGGCCGTGTTCATGCTCGACCGTCCCAATGTCCACATCATTCGCTCCAACATCAAAGGCTATGTCGACAATCCAGCCTACGGACATGTCACCTTCGTCAACGAAATGAGCCGTTAGGGCTGCCTGCGGTCCGATGGAACTCTTGCGCTACATCCTGCGTCGGACGGTTCTCTCCACCTTTGTCGTGGTCGGGGTGACGTTTCTGGTCTTCGTCGTGGCGCAGGTGGTTCCCTCGGATCCCGCGGCGCTTTATGCGGGGCCGCGTCCGACAGCCGAACAGATCGAAAAGGCGCGTCAAGAACTCAATCTCGACGCGCCGCTCATCCAGCGTTTCGCCGGGTTCGCCAGAGCCATGGCGTCCGGCGAATTCGGCGTTTCCTATAAATCGCGGCGCCTGATCGCCGAGGATTTGCGTGCCTATCTTCCGGCGACCCTTGAACTGGCCGTGTTCTCGACCGGATTGGCGCTTCTGATCGGCATCCCGCTCGGTGTCGTCGCCGCCGCACGACAAGGGAAGTGGGCCGACCGGCTGGGTAGCCTCGGCGCCATCGCTGCCGTGGCGATGCCGACCTTTTTCCTCGCCATGATCCTGCAGCTCGTCTTCGCGCAATGGCTGGGCATCCTGCCGCTGTCCGGACGGCTGTCGCGCGAGATTTCGATCAGCGCGCCCTTGCAGATGATCACCGGCTTCAACCTGATCGACGCGTTGCTCGCCGGACGGCTCGACGCCTTCGGCGATGCGCTGAAACACCTGATCCTGCCGGCGCTGACCCTGGCCTCCTATCCCGCCGGGGTGGCGATGCGGCTGACGCGCTCGGCTATGATCGAAATCCTTGAGCGCCGCCACGTCACCGCCGCGCGGGCGCTCGGGCTGTCGGAGCTGCGCATCCTGTTCGGCCACGCGCTGCCCAACGCCATGGGACCGGCGCTGACCGTGATTGGCCTGTCGTTTGCCTACGCGCTGACCGGCGCGGTTCTGGTCGAGATCATCTTCGCCTGGCCAGGCCTTGGCCGCTATGTCTCCGAAGCGGTCCTTGCCAAGGATTTTCCGGTCATCGCGGCGGTCACCATTGTGGTGACGATCTGCTATGTCGTGATGAACCTCGTCATCGACATTGCCCAGGCCCTTGTTGACCCGCGGGTGGCGCTGTCATGAGCCGGCTCTTCCACCGCCTTGGCTGGCCTGGCACCGTCGCTCTCGGGGTTGTTGTCCTGTTCGTGCTTGTCGCCGTGCTTGCGCCATGGATCGCTCCCTATCCGGGGCAGGGGGCAGGCGCGCCTAATATAGCCGCGAAGCTGATGCCGCCTTCGGCCGACTACTGGCTGGGGACGGACCATCTGGGGCGCGATGTGCTCAGCCGCGTCATCTACGGCACCCGCGTCTCGCTGACGAACGGGGTGTTGATTGTCCTGTTTTCGCTGCTCATCGGCCTACCTGTCGGTTTGGCGGCCGGCTATTTCGGTGGCTGGATCGACGAGGCGCTGATGCGCGGCACCGATGTGTTCCTGGCCTTTCCGGCGCTGCTGCTGGCGGTGCTGATGGCAGCGGCGCTTGGCCCCGGTTTCCTCAACTCCATCATCGCGGTCGCCGTTACCTGGTGGCCCTGGTATGCCAGGCTTGCCCGCGCCGAGGTGCTGGTGCTGCGCGGGCAGCCCTATGTCGAGGCGGCGCGGCTCGCCGGCGTTTCGCACACTCGCATCATCGCGCGCCACATCCTGCCCGCCACCGCGCGTCCGCTGACCGTGCAGGCGGCGCTGGACGTGGGGCCGGCTTTGCTGACGGCTGCGGCCTTGTCTTTCCTTGGCCTCGGCATATTGCCGCCGACGGCCGACTGGGGGCAGATGGTCGATGCCGGGCGCAAGTTCTTTCCCGCGCGCTGGTGGTATTCGGCCATGCCCGGCCTGACGATCTTCTTCATCGCGCTGGCCTTCAGCGTTCTTGGGGATGCGCTGCGGGATCGCAAAGAAGGGGCGCGTCATGGCGCTGCTTGAAATCCGCGGCCTCTCCGTCTCCATTCCCACCGCCGACGGCGACGTGCACGCCGTCCGTTCCATCGGTCTCGAAATCGAACGCGGCGAAATCCATGGCGTGATCGGCGAATCCGGCTGCGGCAAGACCATGACCGGCATGACCCTTTTGGGGCTGGTGCCGAAAGGGGCGCGGATCGTGGCGCAGCGGCTGCATTTCGACGGCGAGGATTTGCGCCAGAATGCCGGCCGCCTGCGCGGCCGCCGCATCGGCATGATCGCGCAAGACCCGGCTGCCGCGCTCAATCCCGTGCTCAGCATCGCGCGGCAGATGGACGACGTGCTGCGCGCGCATCGCGACATGTCGCGAAAGGCGCGGCTGGCCGAGGCGATCGATCTTCTGGCCGCCACCGGATTGCCTGATCCGCAAAGGGTGCTGAAAAGCTATCCGCATCAGCTGTCGGGCGGCATGCAGCAGCGCGTGGTGATCGCGCAGGCGCTGGCAACTGGCGCTGATTTCCTGATCGCCGACGAACCGACCACGGCGCTCGACGTCTCGGTCGGCGCGCAGGTTCTGGCGCTGTTGCGCAAGCTGGTGGCCGAGCGCGGGCTGACCGTTCTGATGATCACCCACGACATGGACGTGATTGCTGAAGCCTGCGACCGCGCGACGGTGCTCTATGCCGGACTGTCGGTCGAGACC
The genomic region above belongs to Mesorhizobium terrae and contains:
- a CDS encoding ABC transporter substrate-binding protein, with amino-acid sequence MNRRHLLKTAALAALATAASSRWNVSMAQGKGSIFTLAYPTSFPDLDPATSFSNDGAVLANAYEGLTRYIPAGEGGQARIEPLLATSWNVSEDGKTWTFHLRDGVKFHDGSALTSEAVKGSIERTKKIGGGASFIWGSVSAIQTPDPLTVVFVLSDTQPLDLIASAGFAAWIYAPASLDKDNAWFNKGNDAGTGPFKISRYEPGQRAVLDRVDGYWGKVPEGAFKTVSFEIVEDTTLAQNMIESGQADWTENIPFENLKAMQANPDLRVAVNPSFETLFGLYNVKRAPLDRPKVRQALSLAFPYDDVIAAGTMGLGTRAKGVVPAGIWGHDTEAPIPHTDLKAAAALLAEEGVAPGLELVMTYTTSQSLSAVAGELWKANLETLGITLTLQPMAWEAQWQLGKSNPKAAQDIFVMVWWPTFVTPYDYLFNLFHSEEKPNFNLGYYSNPDVDAKIDEAAKLSGTDRPRAEKLFIEAQRKVIEDAAAVFMLDRPNVHIIRSNIKGYVDNPAYGHVTFVNEMSR
- a CDS encoding ABC transporter permease codes for the protein MSRLFHRLGWPGTVALGVVVLFVLVAVLAPWIAPYPGQGAGAPNIAAKLMPPSADYWLGTDHLGRDVLSRVIYGTRVSLTNGVLIVLFSLLIGLPVGLAAGYFGGWIDEALMRGTDVFLAFPALLLAVLMAAALGPGFLNSIIAVAVTWWPWYARLARAEVLVLRGQPYVEAARLAGVSHTRIIARHILPATARPLTVQAALDVGPALLTAAALSFLGLGILPPTADWGQMVDAGRKFFPARWWYSAMPGLTIFFIALAFSVLGDALRDRKEGARHGAA
- a CDS encoding DUF917 domain-containing protein — its product is MKYWTLTEADIDRIAIGCGILGTGGGGSTYHGLLRAKALLRDGKRIRMVRPADMAPDAQILGLGGIGAPTVGIEKIAEGGEGVRLLHALERHLGRKVDALLGDEVGGGNGIAPMLTAAMVDLPVVDADGMGRAFPEVQMTTFFIHGQAVQPAGLADADGNVMIVTEATTPKMLEKLLRAGTIAMGCTALMTTAPMSGDFVRRFGVPHTTSQAWSLGDAVLAARAAKADPVEAILKQSGGARLMRGKVTDISRRVMAGFTRGQLTVAGLDEDAGRSLVVEIQNEYLIAREGEKIFTMVPDLICIVDSETGRAIGTEELRYGLRIDVLSMPAPVLLRSDIALESVGPRAFGYDFDFVPMGVSADAPAVPHYQEDA
- a CDS encoding ABC transporter permease → MELLRYILRRTVLSTFVVVGVTFLVFVVAQVVPSDPAALYAGPRPTAEQIEKARQELNLDAPLIQRFAGFARAMASGEFGVSYKSRRLIAEDLRAYLPATLELAVFSTGLALLIGIPLGVVAAARQGKWADRLGSLGAIAAVAMPTFFLAMILQLVFAQWLGILPLSGRLSREISISAPLQMITGFNLIDALLAGRLDAFGDALKHLILPALTLASYPAGVAMRLTRSAMIEILERRHVTAARALGLSELRILFGHALPNAMGPALTVIGLSFAYALTGAVLVEIIFAWPGLGRYVSEAVLAKDFPVIAAVTIVVTICYVVMNLVIDIAQALVDPRVALS
- a CDS encoding ABC transporter ATP-binding protein produces the protein MALLEIRGLSVSIPTADGDVHAVRSIGLEIERGEIHGVIGESGCGKTMTGMTLLGLVPKGARIVAQRLHFDGEDLRQNAGRLRGRRIGMIAQDPAAALNPVLSIARQMDDVLRAHRDMSRKARLAEAIDLLAATGLPDPQRVLKSYPHQLSGGMQQRVVIAQALATGADFLIADEPTTALDVSVGAQVLALLRKLVAERGLTVLMITHDMDVIAEACDRATVLYAGLSVETGPVADVLQRPGHPYARALLAALPDAAPHGARLAAIEGSIPPPRAPIKGCAFAPRCSRAMLICATQAPVERNAATHRWLCHLPGDAA